The sequence GTTCTCGAGGTTCTCCTCCCGCCGTCCCGCACCTGTACGCACCGGGGCCGAATCCTCATAAGGTGAGGAGTATTGGAAGCCGGCGGCGTCGACGGTCCGCCGGTGGTCGCGAGGAGGACTGCGGTGAGCGAGACGAGCCCGAAGCTGCGCGCCGAGCTGGAGGGTATCCCCACCTACAAGCCGGGCAAGCCCGCCGCGGCGGGCGGGCCGGTTGCCTACAAACTGTCCTCCAACGAGAACCCGTACCCGCCGCTGCCCGGGGTGATGGAGAGCGTGACGGCGGCCGCCGGTGCCTTCAACCGTTACCCGGACATGGCCTGCACCGGGCTGATGGACGAGCTGGCCGAGCGCTTCGGTGTCCCGCACGCCCACCTGGCCACCGGCACCGGCTCCGTCGGTGTCGCTCAGCAGCTCATCCAGGCCACCAGCGGACCCGGCGACGAGGTGATCTATGCCTGGCGGTCCTTCGAGGCGTACCCGATCATCACGCAGATCAGCGGGGCCCGGTCGGTGCAGGTGCCGCTCACGCCCGGCGATGTGCACGACCTGGACGCGATGGCGGCCGCGATCACCGACCGGACGCGGCTGATCTTCGTCTGCAACCCCAACAACCCCACCGGCACGGTGGTACGGCGGGCCGAGCTGGAGCGGTTCCTCGACCGGGTGCCCGGTGATGTACTGGTGGTGCTGGACGAGGCCTACCGGGAGTTCATCCGCGACCCCGAGGTGCCCGACGGCGTCGAGCTGTACCGGAACCGGCCCAATGTCTGCGTCCTGCGTACGTTCTCGAAGGCCTACGGGCTCGCCGGGTTGCGCGTCGGTTTCGCGATCGCCCATGAGCCGGTCGCGGCGGCGCTGCGCAAGACGGCGGTGCCCTTCGGCGTCACCCAGCTCGCGCAGGATGCGGCGATCGCCTCGCTGCGGGCCGAGGACGAGCTGCTGGGCCGGGTCGGCTCGCTGGTCTGCGAGCGCACGCGCGTGGTCGACGCGCTGCGCGCCCAGGGCTGGACCGTGCCGGAGACGCAGGCCAACTTCGTCTGGCTGCGGCTGGGGGAGCAGACGGTCGCGTTCGCTCAGGCCTGTGAGCAGCACGGGGTGGTGGTCCGGCCGTTCCCGGGCGAGGGTGTGCGGGTGACGGTCGGCGAGACCGAGGCGAACGACATCTTCCTGAAGGTGGCGGAAGCGTTCCACAAGGAGCTGTAGCCCCTGGTGAAGGGGGTTCTGCAGCCCTGGTGCGAGCAGTCCCCTGGTAAGAGGGGTCAGTCCTGGTCGTCGGCCGGTTCCACGCGTTCCACGCGGACGGGGTCGCCGTCCCGTACGGTCGCCAGGGCCCGGGCGTCCGAGTCGAGGCGCCCCAGGATGTTGCACGGACTCGCGAGGCGGCACTCTCCCCCGAACTCCGTTCGGGGGAGCCCCCAGCCTCGCGAGATCGGTGTGGGGCCGTAGGGGAGGGCGAGCGCGTCGCCGTCCGTCCAGAAGGCCACGGTGCCCGGCTCCACGACCTGCCGGGCGTCCGTTTCACGTGAAACAGAGACACCTGTGTCGAAATAGACCTCCTCGCCCCAGGTGCGGGCGCTGGAGATGAGCGGCAGCGCCTTGGCGAGGGCCTGTGTGGTCGGTGTGTCGTCGAGGGTCGCGGTGATGTTGCCCGCGGGCCAGGAAATCCGTATCTGCATGAAACGCAATTCAACAAGATGTTGAAGTCGCCGCCAAGGTCTTGACTTCCTGACGCTAGGCCCACCCCGCCTCACCGGGCTGACAATCAGTGCGTCATAATGGCTTGTGAATGTGAACGCGTTCACAAGCGTGCCCGGTTGCTCCCATGATGTACGCGACAAACGGGACAAACTGTCGCTTGCCACGCCGAGGTAAGGAGCTGACGACGTGGAATTGGCTTTGGCGCCGGAGACACTGGCGCGCTGGCAGTTCGGCATCACCACCGTCTACCACTTCCTGTTCGTCCCGCTGACGATCTCCCTGGCCGCGCTCACGGCTGGGCTGCAGACCGCCTGGGTGCGCACGGAGAAGGAGAAGTACCTCAGGGCGACCAAGTTCTGGGGGAAGCTCTTCCTGATCAACATCGCCATGGGTGTGGTCACCGGCATCGTGCAGGAGTTCCAGTTCGGCATGAACTGGTCCGACTACTCGCGCTTCGTCGGTGACATCTTCGGTGCCCCGCTCGCCTTCGAGGCGTTGATCGCGTTCTTCTTCGAGTCCACCTTCATAGGCCTGTGGATCTTCGGCTGGGACAAACTGCCCAAGAAGATCCACCTGGCCTGCATCTGGATGGTCTCGATCGGCACGATCCTGTCGGCGTACTTCATCCTCGCCGCCAACTCCTGGATGCAGCACCCGGTCGGTTACAAGATCGACAAGGCCAGGCACCGCGCCGAACTGACCGACTTCTGGGCCGTGCTCACCCAGAACACCGCGGTCAGCCAGGCCTTCCACACTCTGTCGGCGGCCTTCCTGACAGGTGGCGCCTTCATGGTCGGTATCGCCGCCTACCACCTGGCCCGCAAGAAGCACATCCGTGAGATGAAGACCTCGCTGCGGCTTGGCCTGATCACCGTGGTCATCGCCGGTCTGCTCACCGCGATCAGCGGCGACACCCTCGGCAAGGTGATGTACAAGCAGCAGCCGATGAAGATGGCGTCGGCCGAGGCGCTGTGGGACGGCCAGAGGCCGGCTCCCTTCTCGATCTTCGCCTACGGCGATGTGGAGAAGGGACACAACACCGTCGCGATAGAGGTCCCGGGGCTGCTGTCCTTCCTGGCGAACGACAACTTCACCTCGTACGTCCCCGGCATCAACGACGTCAACAAGGCCGAGCAGAAGAAGTTCGGCCCGGGCGACTACCGGCCCAACATCCCGGTGGCCTTCTGGGGCTTCCGCTGGATGATCGGCTTCGGTATGAGTTCCTTCGCGATCGGTCTGGCCGGACTGTGGCTGACCCGCAAGAAGTTCATGCTGCCGGCGCACCTGCGGGTCGGCGAGGACGAGGTGCCGCATCTGGTGCTGTTCAAGAACAAGGCGCTCAGCCCGAAGCTCACCCCCTGGTACTGGCGCATCGCGACCTGGACCCTTGCCTTCCCGCTGATCGCCAATTCCTGGGGGTGGATCTTCACCGAGACGGGCCGTCAGCCGTGGGTCGTCTACGGCGTCCTCCAGACCCGCGACGCGGTCTCCCCCGGGGTCTCCCAGGCCGAGGTCCTCACCTCGATGATCGTCTTCACGTCGCTGTACGCGATCCTCGCCGTGGTCGAGGTCAAGCTGCTCGCGAAGTACATCAAGGCCGGCCCGCCCGAGCTGACCGAGGCCGACCTCCACCCGCCCACGAAGATCGGCGGCGACACCCGTGACGCCGACAAGCCGATGGCCTTCTCTTACTAGGCCGGGGGAACAGTCATGCATCTTCACGACGTCTGGTTCGTCCTGATCGCCGTCCTGTGGACCGGCTACTTCTTCCTGGAGGGCTTCGACTTCGGGGTCGGCATCCTCACCAAGCTGCTGGCCCGCAACCGGCCGGAGCGGCGGGTCCTGATCAACACCATCGGACCCGTCTGGGACGGCAACGAGGTGTGGCTGCTCACGGCCGGCGGCGCCACGTTCGCCGCCTTCCCGGAGTGGTACGCCACCCTCTTCTCCGGCTTCTATCTGCCCCTGCTGGTCATCCTGGTCTGCCTGATCGTCCGAGGTGTCGCCTTCGAGTACCGGGCGAAGCGGCCCGAGGAGAACTGGCAGCGCAACTGGGAGCACGCGATCTTCTGGACTTCGCTCATCCCGGCGTTCCTGTGGGGTGTGGCCTTCGGGAACATCGCGTGGGGCGTGAAGCTCGATCAGCACTTCGAGTACGTCGGCACCGTCTGGGACCTGCTCAACCCCTACGCCCTGCTCGGCGGTCTGGTCACGCTCACGCTCTTCACCTTCCACGGGGCGGTGTTCACCGCGCTCAAGACCATGGGAGACATCCGGGTGCGGGCACGGCAGCTGGCCCTGCGGGTCGGTCTCGTCGCGGCCGTCGTGGCGTTCGGCTTCCTGCTGTGGACGCAGGCCCACAGCGGCAACGGCAAGAGCCTGGTGGCCCTGATCGTGGCGGTCGCCGCCTTGGCCGCCGCGCTGGTGGCCAATCAGGCAGGCCGTGAGGGATGGTCGTTCGCCCTGTCCGGCATCACCATCGTGGCCGCCGTGGCGATGCTCTTCCTGTCGCTCTTCCCGAACGTCATGCCGTCCACCCTCAACGGCGACTGGAGCCTGACGGTCACCAACGCCTCGTCGAGTCCGTACACCCTGAGGATCATGACCTGGTGTGCGGCGATCGCCACCCCGCTCGTCATGCTCTACCAGGGCTGGACCTACTGGGTGTTCCGCAAGCGGATCGGTACGCAGCACATCGCCGCCGATATCGCGCACTGAGTCCGTCGAGGGTGTGTTTCACGTGAAACACACCCTCTGGACCGAAGGGCACGTTTCACGTGAAACCAATCGATCCACGTCTGCTGCGCTACGCCCACGCCACTCGGCTCTTCCTCGTGGCGGCCGTCGGCCTGGGAGCCGTCGGCGCGGGGCTCGTCATCGCCCAGGCGATGCTTGTCGCCGAGGTCGTCGTCGGCGCGTTCCAGCACGGGCAGTCCGTCGCTGAACTGCGCACTCCCCTGCTGCTGTTGGCGGCCGTCGCCGCCGGCCGGGCCCTGGTCTCCTGGCTCACGGAACTCGCCGCACACCGGGCGAGCGCCGCCGTGAAGTCCGAACTGCGCGGACGGCTCCTGGACCGGGCGGCAGCGCTTGGTCCCGGGTGGCTGAGCGGTCAGCGGACCGGCTCGCTGGTCACGCTGGCCACGCGCGGTGTGGACGCCCTGGACGACTACTTCTCGCGCTATCTGCCGCAGTTGGGGCTCGCCGTGGTCGTGCCGGTGGCGGTGCTGGCGCGGATCGTCACCGAGGACTGGGTGTCGGCGGCGATCATTGTCGGCACCCTGCCGCTCATCCCGCTCTTCATGGTGCTGATCGGCTGGGCCACCCAGTCCAGGACGGACCGCCAGTGGCGGCTGCTGTCCCGGCTGTCGGGCCACTTCCTGGACGTGGTCGCGGGCCTGCCCACGCTGAAGGTGTTCGGCCGGGCCAAGGCGCAGGCCGAGTCCATCCGCCGGATCACCGACGAGTACCGGCAGGCGACCATGCGGACCCTGCGGATCGCCTTCCTGTCCTCCTTCGCGCTGGAGCTGCTCGCCACACTGTCGGTGGCACTGGTCGCAGTGACGATCGGCATGCGGCTCGTCCACGGCGACATGGACCTGGACACCGGCTTGGTGATCCTGGTGCTGGCGCCCGAGGCCTACCTTCCGCTGCGCCAGGTCGGGGCGCAGTACCACGCGGCGGCCGAGGGGCTCGCTGCCGCGGAGGAGATCTTCGCGGTACTGGAGACGCCCGTCCCGGCGCCCGGCAGCGGTGCGGTGCCCGCGGGCGCGGTGGACTTCGACGGGGTCGCCGTCCGCTACCCCGGGCGTTCGGCGGATGCGGTGACCGATGTGTCGTTCACCGTCGAACCCGGCGAGACCGTGGCGCTGGTCGGGCCGAGCGGTGTGGGCAAGACGACACTGCTCAACGTGCTGCTGGGCTTTGTGGAGCCCGCCGCCGGCCGGGTGCGGATCGGCGGCGCGGATCTCGCCGGCCTCGATCTGCAGGAGTGGCGCTCGCGGATCGCCTGGGTGCCGCAGCGGCCGCATCTGTACGCCGGGACCATCGCGGAGAACGTACGGCTGGCGCGGCCCGACGCGGACGACGGCGCTGTACGGCAGGCCCTGCGGGACGCGGGCGCGCTGGAGTTCGTGGATGCGCTGCCCGAGGGTGCTGAGACCGTGCTCGGCGAGGACGGCGTCGGGCTGTCGGCGGGGCAGCGGCAGCGGCTCGCGTTGGCCCGGGCGTTTCTCGCCGACCGGCCTGTGCTGTTGCTGGACGAGCCGACGGCTGCACTGGACGGGGCGACCGAGGCGGAGGTGGTTGCGGCGGTGCGGCGGCTTGCTGTCGGCCGTACGGTGCTGCTCGTTGTGCATCGGCCGGCGCTGCTGGACGTGGCTGACCGGGTCGTGCGGCTGCCCGGCCGTGGTCCTGCCGAGGGGCCTCGCCCCCTGGACCCCCGCCTTGGCGCGCCCTCCTCCACGCCCGGCTTCCCTCGCGAGGGGGAATCCCCGTCCCGACTCGGTGGGCCGGAAGGCGGTCGCGTCGAGACCGTGACCGGCCCGGCAGAGCGGGCCTCGGCGCGGTCCCGGCGGGTGCTGGCCCGGGTCCGTGGGCTTGCCGGGCCCCGGCGGGGGCGGCTTGTGCTCGCGTTGCTGCTCGGCACGCTGGCCCTCGGCAGTGCCGTCGGGCTGATGGCGACGTCCGGTTGGCTCATCTCGCGAGCCTCGCAGCAGCCACCGGTGCTGTATCTGATGGTGGCCGTGACCGCGACGCGGGCCTTCGGGATCGGGCGGGCCGTCTTCCGATACGCCGAGCGGCTGGTGTCGCACGATGCCGTGCTGCGGATGCTGGCGGACACGCGGGTTGCCGTCTACCGGCGCCTGGAGCGCCTCGCCCCCGCCGGGCTGCGCACCGCGCGCAGTGGCGATCTGCTCACCCGGATGGTCGCGGACGTGGACGCCTTCCAGGACTACTGGCTGCGCTGGCTGCTGCCCGCGTCCGTCGCCGTCGCCGTCTCCGCCGCCTCCGTCGGTTTCACCGCCTGGCTGCTGCCGGAGGCCGGGGCCGCCCTCGCGGTGGGCCTGGTGGCGGCCGGTGCCGGTGTTCCGCTCGTCACCGCGGCCGTGGCCCGGCGTGCCGAGCGGCGGCTGGCGCCCGCGCGGGGCGTGCTCGCCACCCGCGTCGCCGATCTGCTGACCGGCACCGCGGAGCTGACCGTCGCCGGTGCGCTGCCCGCCCGTACGGAGGCGGCCCGGCGCGCCGACGGCACGCTCACCCGGATCGCCTCGCGGGCCGCCACGGCCACCGCGCTCGGCGACGGGCTCACGGCGCTGATCTGCGGCCTGACGGTCGCGGCCACCGCGCTGTTCGGCGCCCAGGCGGTGGCCGCGGGCCGGCTCGGCGGCGTGGCGATGGCCGTGGTCGTCCTCACCCCGCTGGCCGTGTTCGAGGCCGTCCTGGGCATGCCGCTGGCGGTGCGCCACCGGCAGCGGGTGCGGCAGAGCGCGGAGCGGGTGTACGAGGTCCTGGACGCCCCGGAGCCCGTACGCGAGCCGGAGCGGCCGCGGCAGGCGCCCGCCTCGCCGTTCCCATTGGTGGTCAAGGGGCTGACAGCGCGGTACGACGGGCAGCAGCGGGAGGCGCTGGCAGGGTTCGACCTCACGCTGGACGAGGGCCGCAGAATCGCCGTGGTCGGGGCCTCCGGTTCCGGCAAGACGACCCTCGCCCAGGTTCTGCTGCGCTTCCTCGACCCGGAAGAGGGCACGTACACGCTCGCCGGTGTGGATGCCTACGCGTCGGCCGGTGACGACGTACGGCGGCTCGTCGGGCTGTGTGCGCAGGATGCGCATCTCTTCGACAGCTCGGTGCGTGAGAACCTGCTGCTGGCCAGGAAGGACGCCGACGAGGCCGATCTGCGCCGGGCGCTTGCCCGGGCCCGGCTGCTGGACTGGGTGGACTCGCTGCCCGACGGCCTGGACACGCTCGTCGGTGAGCACGGGGCGCGGCTGTCCGGCGGTCAGCGGCAGCGGCTGGCCCTGGCCCGCGCGCTGCTGGCCGACTTTCCCGTCCTGGTCCTCGACGAGCCCGCCGAGCATCTGGACCTCCCGACGGCCGACGCGCTGACCGCCGATCTGCTGGCCGCCACCGAGGGCCGTACGACGCTGCTGATCACGCACCGGCTGGCCGGGCTGGACGCGGTGGACGAGGTGATCGTGCTCGACGCGGGCCGGGTGGTGCAGCGGGGTGCATACGCGCAACTCGTCGCGGTGAACGGGCCGCTGCGGGCGATGGCACAGCGGGAGGAGGAGGCGGAGTCGCTGGTGGCGGCCGGGTGAGGATCAGGGGCGCCGCATCCTCCCTTGATCCTTTGCGGTCCGTCGAACCTGCCGTGTGTGCCGCAGTTGCTGGAGGCGACTGGACCGACGGCTCCGCGGCGTCGGCCCCGTCGGCCGGCATGCCGGGGGCGATCGTCCCGTCGGAGAGCGGGATCGTGGCGAACTCCTCGTCGACCAGAAGCCCTCGTACTGGACGTACTTGGGCTTCCGGGCGGTGCGGCGAGTGGGGGTGCCCCCTCTGGGGGAGCGTGCCGGGCGTCGCGACGGGGCGAACGTTGCCTGTTGGGGCGCTAGAAACGTTCCGTCAGCAGTTGCTCGATCACGACCGCCACTCCGTCCTCGTTGTTGGCGACCGTGCGGCCCGACGCGGCGGCGAGGACGTCCGGGTGGGCGTTGCCCATCGCGTAGGACCGGCCGGCCCAGGTCAGCATCTCGAGGTCGTTGGGCATGTCACCGAAGGCGACGACCTCTTCGTGCGAGATGCCGCGCTCGGCGCAGCACAGGGCGAGCGTGCTGGCCTTGGACACGTCGGGGCCGCTCAGCTCCAGCAGGGCGCTGGGGCTGGAGCGGGTGACGTTGGCGCGGCCGCCGACCGCGATCCGGGCGAGGGTGAGGAAGGCGTCGGGGTCCAGGTCCGGGTGGTAGGCCAGGATCTTGAGCACGGGTTGGCCGGCGTCCGGGCCGTCAGGGGCGAGGAGTTGGTCGGCGGGCAGGAGATTGTCCGGTATCTCCATGTGCAGCTGGGGGTAGTCCGGCTCCTGGTGGAAGCCGTAGGTCTGCTCGACCGCGAACACGGTGCCGGGTGCCGCTTCGCGCAGCAGCCGTACGGCGTCCAGGGCGTTGGCCCGCGCCAGCTCGCGCACCTTCACGAACCGGTGGGTGCCCGGGCCGCCGTGCAGATCGACCACGGCGGCGCCGTTTCCGCAGATCGCCAGGCCGTGGCCGTGGACGTGGTCGCTGACGACATCCATCCAGCGGGCCGGGCGGCCGGTGACGAAGAAGACCTCGATGCCCGCCTCCTCGGCGGCGGCGAGCGCGGCGACGGTCCGTGGGGAGACCGACTTGTCGTCACGCAGCAGCGTGCCGTCGAGGTCGGTGGCGATCAGCCGCGGGGGCGTGGCGGCGGCAGGGGTCCCGGGCTGTCTGGTCGCTGAGGTCACCCGGCCATTCTCGCGCATATGCCCGCACGGCCGTGCGGCACTCCGCACAGATGAGACGCAGATGACGCTCAGCGGTACAGACGGTGTCCGGCGGGCCGGACGGTCTTCCGGGTCAGTCCAGTTGGGCGAGCGCCTCCATGGCGATCCGCTCGAAGACCTTCTCGTCCGCGGCGAAGTCGGAGTCCGGGATGGGCCAGTGGATCACGATCTCGGTGAAGCCCAGCTCACGGTGCCGGCCGGCGAAGTCCACGAAGGCGTCCACGGACTGCAGCGGCCGGGAGCGGTCCGGGGTGAAGCCGGTGAGCAGGATCTTGTCCAGCTCGGCCACGTCCCGTCCGGCGGCCGCGCAGGCCTCGGACAGCTTGCCGATCTGCCCGCGCAGCGCCTCGACGGACTGCTCCGGGGTGCCGGTCTCATACAGCTTCGGGTCGCCCGTGGTCACCCACGCCTGCCCGTGCCGGGCGGCGAGCTTGAGGCCGCGCGGGCCGGTGGCCGCCACTGCGAAGGGCAGCCGGGGTCGCTGGACACAGCCCGGTATGTTCCGCGCCTCGTCCGCCGAGTAGAACCTGCCCTCGTACGTCACCGTGTCCTCGGTGAGCAGCCTGTCGAGCAGCGGCACGAACTCGGCGAGCCGGTCGGCACGCTCGCGCGGGCTCCACGGCTCCTGGCCGAGCGCGGTGGCGTCGAAGCCGGTGCCGCCGGCGCCGATGCCGAGGGTGATCCGGCCGCCGGAGATGTCGTCGAGGGTGATCAGTTCCTTGGCGAGGGTCACCGGATGCCGGAAGTTCGGTGAGGTCACCAGCGTGCCGAGGCGCAGCCGCTCGGTCACGCCCGCGGCGGCGGTCAGCGTCGGTATCGCGCCGAACCACGGGCCGTCGCGGAAGCTGCGCCAGGACAGGTGGTCGTAGGTGTACGCGGTGTGGAAGCCGAGCTGCTCGGCCCGCATCCAGGCCGAGCGGGCGCCTTCGCTCCAGCGGCGGTAGGGCAGGATCACGGTGCTCAGACGCAGACTCATGCGTTCGAGAGTAAGCGGCCTCACTGACAACGGAAGTAAGCGGCCCCACTGACAACGGACGAAACGCTCACCGAACGTTCCTGCTCAGCCACGGACTGAGCAGGATCATCGGGACATACTCCGTGTGCGCGCGGTCACCGGGCAGTGGGACGACCAGGCGGTAGCCGGGCGGGAAGCGGCGCGCCCTGACGTGGGCGAGGCCCTCGAAGACGGAGCGCAGGAAGGCGGGCACGTCGTCGCGCGCGATGTCGGGGCACTCGATGCCCTCGACGGTGATCAGCGCGTCGTCGTCGGGGTGGAGCCGCACGCTCACCCGGGGCACGCCGCCGAACTCCACGTACGCCTCGTGCGGCAGCGAGCCGTCCGGATCCGTGGTCACCCCGAAGCCCGCGGAGCTGCGGCGGGAGGTCTGGTCGGCGCCGATGTCGTCGCTCACCTCGATCTCGCGCGCGTAGCGGGCGGCGAGGGCGGTGAGGGCCGTGACGGCGGCCTGGGTGGTCGGCAGATGCTCGGGCAAGTGGTCCATACCACTGATGACGGCCGCACGCGCGTGAAGGTTCACAGCTGCGGAACGCGCAGGTCAAGAAGGTTCAGCGGGGGCCGGGGAACCGCAGATAGCGCGGCGGTACGGCCTTCGTCAGCCAGACCCCGTTGGCGCTGACGCGGAAGACATGGCCGTCGCGGTGCATGGCACCCGCGTCCACGGCGAGCACGACAGGGCGGCCGCGGCGGGCGCCGACCCGGGTGGCGGTCTCGCGGTCGGCGGACAGGTGGACGTCGTGCCGGTTCATGGGTCTGAGCCCCTGCGCGCGGATCGCGTCCAGCGTGCGGGCGACGGTCCCGTGGTAGAGGTACGGCGGCGGGGCCACCGGGGGCAGGCCGAGGTCGACCTCGATGCTGTGGCCCTGGCTGGCGCGGATCCTCGTGCCCTCGATCGCGAAGCGCCGCTTGTCGTTGGCGGCCACCACGTGATCCAGCTCCGCGCGCGTGAACGGGAACCCGTGGGCGGCGGCCGCGGCGAGCAGTACGTCGGTCTCCACCCAGCCGGCGGGGTCCGGGGCGAGCCCGATCCGCTCCGGCTGGTGGCGCAGGTGCCTGGAGAGGTACTTCGACACCTTCACCGTGCGTCGTTCGTCGGGGGGTATCGCGTCATGTCTTTCGTTCATGTGTCCAGCGTGCGGGAGAGACGCGGATCACGCAGGTTTTTTTGTCCCCAGGTTTGATCCACAACCAACTGTGGTTATCCACAGGCGAATTGGCGAAGCTGTGGATAACTTGCGTACCGATTAGGGTGATTCGCGAAGTTCACTGTCCTCGGCGGAAACTGACGCCAGCCGGTCCAAGTTCCTTGCCCTCACCTCACGTTCGGCAGCGAGCGCGATGAACGCGGACACGTGGTTCGTCCCAACGAGCTTTTCCACGGCGGAGATCGTGCCGGCGGGCAGGTCCACGGCCCGGGTGGCGCAAGGCTGCTCCACCGGACTCTCGGCCACCAGGTGTCTGCGCAGGTGTCTGCTCGCCAAGGTGCGCATGGCGCGGGCCAGTTCGGCCTCCACCGTCTGCTGGGCCAGCGGGCGCAGGCGGCGTACGAGTGAGGCCGCCTGAGCCGCGTGGGCGTCCGTGCGGCGCCCGGGATCCTCCAGGTAGTCCACGAAGACGTGCTCGATGGTGAACTCCAGAAAACGGGCGGCGATGTGCTCGACCTGCCCCCTCAACTCCCGCAGGTGACCGGAGATCGCCGACAGCGGCACCCCGGCCGCGTACAACTCGACGGCCACGGACAGTTCTTGGGGGCTGGGCACCAGGAACGTGCCGGGGTCGCCGTCGATCCGCTCCAGCACGCCCAGCTCGACCGCCTCCGCCACGGCGTCGTCGTCGGGGGTGCCGCCGAAGCGGGCGTCCAGTTCGGCACGGGTGACGCGGTCGGGGCGCTCGTCCGTCCAGGGTCCCTCCACCTCGGTGACCAGACCGAGCACCCCGCCGAGGCCCCGGCCGCTGTCCCAGGCCTCCAGCAACTCCTTGATGGAGGCCAGGGTGTAGCCGCGGTCGAGGAGGTGGGCGATCTGGTGGAGCCGGGTGACGTGCGCCTCGGAGTAGAGGTTGGCGCGGCCCCGGCGCTCGGGCCGGGGGAGCAGACCGCGGTCCTGGTAGGCGCGGATGGTCCGGACCGTCGTGGCGGTGTGGTGCGCGAGGTCCTCGATGCGGTACGTCCGCGCGGGCGCCGGTCCGGTCATCTCACAGCCTCGGCTCCACGCGCGCGAGGCGCCGCAACGCCCCCGGCAGGAAGCGGGACATGAGGTGGGCGCCGCGGGCCTCCGGGGTCACCGGAACCACCGCCTTGTCGCGGGCCACCGCGTCCAGGATCGCCTCGGCCACCTTGTCCGGCGGGTAGTTGCGCATGCCGTACAGCCGGGCCGAGTTCCTCCGGCGTCGGCGCTCCTCCGCCTCGTCGACCCCGGTGAAACGGGTCGTGGAGGTGATGTTGGTGTTCACGAAGCCGGGACAGATTGCGCTCACCCCGATGCCCTGCCCGGCGAGTTCGGCACGCAGGCACTCGGAGAGCATCAGCACCGCCGCCTTGGAGGTGCTGTAGGCGGGCAGGGCGCGAGAGGGCTGATAGGCCGCCGCCGAGGCGACGTTGACGATGTGCCCGCCCTGACCGCGTTCGCTCATCCGGGCGCCGAAGAGCCGGCAGCCGTGGATCACGCCCCACAGGTTCACGTCCAGGACCTTGCGCCAGTCGTCGGCCGTCGTGGCGAAGAAGGAGCCCGACAGGCCGATGCCCGCGTTGTTGACCAGCACGTCCAGCACGCCGTACTCGCGGTGCACCTTCTCGGCGAGCTTCTCCATCGCCTGCTCGTCGGAGACGTCGGCGGTCTCCGCCCAGGCCTCGGGCGCGCCGATCAGCCGGGACAGCTCGGCGGTGCGGGCCGCGGCCTCGGCGTCGCGGTCGACGGCGACCACGCGCGCGCCGGCCTCCGCGAAGGCGAACGCCGTGGCCCGCCCAATGCCGCTGCCCGCCCCGGTGACCAGCACCAGCTGTCCGCCGAACCGGTCGGCGTGGCGGCCGGTGGCCTTCGGCTCGGGGCGGCCGCCGTCCACGGACATGATGAACTCCTCGATCCAGGAGGCGAGTTGGTCGGGCCGGGTGCGCGGGACCCAGTGCCGGGCCGGGAGCGTACGGCGGGTCAGCTGCGGTACCCACTGCTCCAGGTCGTCGTAGAGCCGCTCGGACAGGAACGCGTCCTGCTGGGGCGTGATCAGCTGCACGGGTGCGTGTGCGCGGGCGTCCGGGCGGGGCCTGGTCAGCCGGGCGCGGACATTGTCCCGGTACAGCCAGGCACCGTGCGCCGCGTCCGAGGGCAGGGAGGCCGTCGGGTAGCCCCCGCCGGGGACTTGCTCGACCCGCTCCAGGATCTTCGGCCAGCGCTTGCCGAGCGGTCCGCGCCAGGCCAGCTCGGGCAGGGCGGGTGTGTGCAGCAGATAGACGTACCAGGACTTGGCGCCCTGGCCGAGGAGCTGGCCCACGCGGCGGGGCGTCGGACGCTTCACGCGCGCGTTGATCCAGTGCCCGAAGTGGTCCAGGGACGGTCCGGAGATCGAGGTGAAGGAGGCGATACGGCCCTGCGTGCGGCCCACCGTGACGAACTCC comes from Streptomyces sp. FXJ1.172 and encodes:
- the hisC gene encoding histidinol-phosphate transaminase, yielding MSETSPKLRAELEGIPTYKPGKPAAAGGPVAYKLSSNENPYPPLPGVMESVTAAAGAFNRYPDMACTGLMDELAERFGVPHAHLATGTGSVGVAQQLIQATSGPGDEVIYAWRSFEAYPIITQISGARSVQVPLTPGDVHDLDAMAAAITDRTRLIFVCNPNNPTGTVVRRAELERFLDRVPGDVLVVLDEAYREFIRDPEVPDGVELYRNRPNVCVLRTFSKAYGLAGLRVGFAIAHEPVAAALRKTAVPFGVTQLAQDAAIASLRAEDELLGRVGSLVCERTRVVDALRAQGWTVPETQANFVWLRLGEQTVAFAQACEQHGVVVRPFPGEGVRVTVGETEANDIFLKVAEAFHKEL
- a CDS encoding cyclophilin-like fold protein, giving the protein MQIRISWPAGNITATLDDTPTTQALAKALPLISSARTWGEEVYFDTGVSVSRETDARQVVEPGTVAFWTDGDALALPYGPTPISRGWGLPRTEFGGECRLASPCNILGRLDSDARALATVRDGDPVRVERVEPADDQD
- a CDS encoding cytochrome ubiquinol oxidase subunit I; amino-acid sequence: MELALAPETLARWQFGITTVYHFLFVPLTISLAALTAGLQTAWVRTEKEKYLRATKFWGKLFLINIAMGVVTGIVQEFQFGMNWSDYSRFVGDIFGAPLAFEALIAFFFESTFIGLWIFGWDKLPKKIHLACIWMVSIGTILSAYFILAANSWMQHPVGYKIDKARHRAELTDFWAVLTQNTAVSQAFHTLSAAFLTGGAFMVGIAAYHLARKKHIREMKTSLRLGLITVVIAGLLTAISGDTLGKVMYKQQPMKMASAEALWDGQRPAPFSIFAYGDVEKGHNTVAIEVPGLLSFLANDNFTSYVPGINDVNKAEQKKFGPGDYRPNIPVAFWGFRWMIGFGMSSFAIGLAGLWLTRKKFMLPAHLRVGEDEVPHLVLFKNKALSPKLTPWYWRIATWTLAFPLIANSWGWIFTETGRQPWVVYGVLQTRDAVSPGVSQAEVLTSMIVFTSLYAILAVVEVKLLAKYIKAGPPELTEADLHPPTKIGGDTRDADKPMAFSY
- the cydB gene encoding cytochrome d ubiquinol oxidase subunit II; the encoded protein is MHLHDVWFVLIAVLWTGYFFLEGFDFGVGILTKLLARNRPERRVLINTIGPVWDGNEVWLLTAGGATFAAFPEWYATLFSGFYLPLLVILVCLIVRGVAFEYRAKRPEENWQRNWEHAIFWTSLIPAFLWGVAFGNIAWGVKLDQHFEYVGTVWDLLNPYALLGGLVTLTLFTFHGAVFTALKTMGDIRVRARQLALRVGLVAAVVAFGFLLWTQAHSGNGKSLVALIVAVAALAAALVANQAGREGWSFALSGITIVAAVAMLFLSLFPNVMPSTLNGDWSLTVTNASSSPYTLRIMTWCAAIATPLVMLYQGWTYWVFRKRIGTQHIAADIAH